One genomic region from Candidatus Bathyarchaeia archaeon encodes:
- a CDS encoding OB-fold nucleic acid binding domain-containing protein — MVDVESLISQITSRLKGVSREEILKRLEDKRQKTGGLISNEVLLRMIAAELGVEININKVREPTLSIGDLVPGLSDVTVAGRVIAIFPSKDSEKNRKGERVKTASLIVADKSGTINVVLWNDKTVYAERDKVKVGQIVKFRHGYTKEGRLGSVELHVGEKGDVEIETGDDKTNSFPKITELTTKIGMVTSAFKNKRINIIGKVERILKASTFTRRDSSVGKVMRLMLVDETGKIPVVVWNDKVGEAEKLAREGVKLYIANAKVKKALEEGFELHVDSRAYLSTFTEKPEIIKIADLKEGLRGICVKGEVATKPLIREVKTSKGETVKLAVFEIKDETGKIWVSAWRKNAEKAANLKIGEKIAIKNAQVKKGFGDQLEISTQKATILETIS; from the coding sequence ATGGTTGACGTTGAAAGTCTAATTAGCCAAATAACTTCAAGGCTTAAAGGAGTTTCAAGAGAGGAGATTCTCAAAAGGCTTGAAGACAAGAGGCAAAAGACTGGTGGTTTAATCTCCAACGAAGTCCTTTTACGAATGATAGCCGCAGAACTCGGCGTCGAAATTAACATAAACAAGGTTAGGGAGCCAACTCTTTCAATAGGCGACCTAGTTCCAGGATTAAGCGACGTAACTGTCGCGGGGCGTGTCATCGCCATTTTTCCTTCAAAAGATTCGGAGAAAAACAGGAAAGGTGAAAGGGTAAAGACTGCAAGCCTAATCGTTGCCGACAAAAGCGGCACAATAAATGTTGTCTTATGGAACGACAAAACAGTCTACGCTGAACGGGATAAAGTGAAAGTTGGGCAGATCGTAAAGTTTCGCCACGGCTACACGAAGGAAGGTCGCCTTGGAAGCGTTGAGCTTCATGTAGGCGAAAAAGGCGATGTTGAAATAGAGACAGGAGACGATAAAACCAACAGTTTTCCAAAAATCACAGAGCTCACGACGAAAATTGGAATGGTAACAAGCGCCTTTAAAAACAAGCGAATAAACATTATTGGAAAGGTGGAGAGAATCTTGAAAGCATCAACTTTTACAAGGCGAGATTCCTCTGTTGGGAAAGTTATGCGCCTCATGTTGGTTGATGAAACCGGCAAAATACCAGTAGTGGTGTGGAATGACAAGGTCGGCGAGGCAGAAAAACTCGCCAGAGAAGGCGTCAAACTCTACATAGCAAACGCCAAGGTCAAGAAAGCCTTGGAAGAAGGCTTTGAACTTCATGTTGATTCAAGGGCCTATCTCAGCACCTTTACAGAAAAGCCAGAAATCATCAAAATAGCAGACCTAAAAGAGGGCTTAAGGGGAATATGCGTAAAAGGCGAAGTTGCAACCAAACCCCTAATAAGAGAAGTAAAAACTTCAAAGGGAGAAACAGTAAAACTGGCAGTTTTTGAAATCAAAGACGAAACTGGAAAAATATGGGTCTCAGCATGGAGAAAAAACGCAGAAAAAGCTGCAAACCTAAAAATAGGCGAAAAAATAGCCATAAAAAACGCCCAAGTTAAAAAGGGCTTCGGAGACCAACTGGAAATATCAACCCAAAAAGCAACAATTTTAGAGACAATTTCATGA